In Nostoc sp. CENA543, a single genomic region encodes these proteins:
- a CDS encoding MinD/ParA family protein → MSKIVSIHSFRGGTGKSNSTANLAGIVARYGHRVGIVDTDIQSPGIHVLFGFDEQKMKYSLNDYLWGRCSIEDTAYDVTSVLQKNVGKNSKVYLIPSSIKARDITKVLREGFDFNLLNEGFQDLLTALNLDYLFIDTHPGLNEETLLSIAISDILVLILRPDRQDFQGTAVTVEVARKLEVPKMLLLINKALPALDFDALREQVEKTYNAQVAGILPLSEELIQLASSDLFCLRHPEHPFSQVMDKVAQMIMQR, encoded by the coding sequence ATGTCAAAAATCGTCTCTATCCACTCATTTCGAGGTGGTACAGGTAAGTCAAACTCTACCGCCAATTTAGCTGGAATCGTCGCCCGTTATGGTCATCGCGTCGGTATTGTCGATACTGATATTCAATCCCCAGGGATTCATGTTTTGTTTGGTTTTGACGAACAGAAAATGAAATATTCCCTCAATGATTATTTGTGGGGACGCTGTTCTATAGAAGATACAGCCTATGATGTCACATCAGTTTTACAAAAAAATGTCGGTAAAAATAGCAAAGTTTACTTAATACCTTCCAGTATTAAAGCGAGAGATATCACTAAAGTTTTACGAGAAGGCTTTGATTTTAATTTGCTCAATGAAGGCTTTCAAGATTTATTAACTGCTTTAAATTTAGATTATTTATTTATTGATACTCACCCTGGACTAAATGAAGAAACCTTACTTTCTATCGCGATTTCTGATATTTTAGTGTTGATTCTCAGACCTGACCGCCAAGATTTTCAAGGTACAGCAGTCACTGTGGAAGTAGCCCGCAAATTAGAAGTACCAAAAATGTTACTGTTAATTAATAAAGCCCTACCAGCATTAGATTTTGATGCCTTACGTGAACAAGTAGAAAAGACATATAACGCGCAGGTGGCAGGTATTTTACCTTTATCAGAGGAGTTAATTCAATTAGCAAGTAGTGATCTCTTTTG
- a CDS encoding CopY family transcriptional repressor → MSEPEFEVSSTPKTILDLTELPDEQRQLMNWIIRQYKVTLPEIVNNQNISEELAQQHIDNFISQGLIQIINEGETVYYQPHFKSPKKSRLPQNIWDKLET, encoded by the coding sequence ATGAGTGAACCAGAATTTGAAGTATCATCAACACCAAAAACCATCTTAGATTTAACAGAATTACCCGATGAACAACGGCAATTAATGAATTGGATCATTCGCCAATACAAAGTTACTTTACCTGAGATTGTCAACAATCAGAATATTTCTGAAGAATTAGCACAACAGCACATTGATAATTTTATTTCCCAAGGTTTGATTCAAATCATCAATGAAGGGGAGACTGTCTATTATCAACCCCATTTCAAAAGCCCGAAAAAAAGCCGCCTACCTCAAAACATTTGGGATAAATTAGAAACCTAG
- a CDS encoding CHASE2 domain-containing protein, which yields MTNPHSKPSGFPQAVLTFGSTVLLTTLAITGGILGLRGLGSLAGMELGAFDWLMRSRPDEGVDNRFLVVGINDADIQTRKEYPIEDGTLAQVLSKLEAQAPRVIGIDILRDVKQGSAKGRAELVKILTDNDNIVAVCAISKAESPGIAAAPGIPEDRVGVADFPVDRGGTVRQGMILTIPQASKLPVPSEHICNYANSENQLPSLSFQVAARYLNEDGIAPEPTPKGEIKFGNTVLRRLTPNAGSYHKVDTGDYQMLLNYRSAKNAVKQVSLSDVLADKVQPDLIKDKIVLIGYTAAIVKDTFYTPYSGGADDSQKMPGVVVHAQNASQILSAVLNKRPLFWYWNEAQEGFWVFGWSLVGGILAWRIRKPWLLILGGGVAIAILLGGTYLIFLQAGWIPLVPPALGLLTTAAGVVLIDRYAATIVKTVKGFLKINIEIDKEKKDEEVAAITESDYFVELQQKAKDLRVRDNSQTSNVVGENSPTSDFHPQEDIHLAPTIQPKLELTPNILEVDYLQAVRDRRNKNQSSEQTQDQNNQSVEPTSNPIEEQEDVEYWQQLQNRGKKLRENKK from the coding sequence ATGACTAATCCTCACTCAAAACCCTCTGGTTTCCCTCAAGCTGTGTTGACCTTCGGTAGTACAGTATTGCTGACAACTTTAGCAATTACTGGCGGAATTTTAGGGTTGAGGGGTTTAGGTAGTTTGGCGGGAATGGAATTAGGGGCGTTTGATTGGTTAATGCGATCTCGTCCTGATGAGGGTGTAGATAATCGCTTTTTGGTGGTGGGTATCAATGATGCAGATATTCAAACTCGCAAAGAATACCCCATAGAAGATGGGACATTAGCCCAGGTGTTAAGCAAATTAGAGGCGCAAGCACCGCGAGTCATCGGTATAGATATTCTCAGGGATGTCAAGCAAGGAAGTGCTAAGGGTAGAGCCGAATTAGTGAAGATATTAACCGATAACGATAATATTGTGGCTGTCTGTGCCATTAGCAAGGCTGAATCTCCAGGTATCGCCGCCGCCCCAGGAATTCCTGAAGATAGGGTGGGAGTAGCAGATTTTCCTGTAGATCGGGGTGGAACTGTGCGTCAAGGAATGATTCTCACGATTCCCCAAGCCTCAAAACTACCAGTCCCTAGCGAACATATTTGCAATTATGCAAACTCGGAAAATCAACTACCATCCCTGAGTTTTCAAGTGGCTGCACGTTACTTAAATGAAGATGGAATTGCACCAGAACCAACCCCAAAGGGAGAAATCAAATTTGGTAACACAGTGCTAAGACGCTTAACCCCGAATGCAGGCAGTTATCACAAAGTGGATACGGGCGATTATCAAATGTTGTTGAATTATCGTTCTGCCAAAAATGCCGTTAAACAAGTATCCCTGAGTGATGTGTTAGCCGATAAAGTTCAGCCAGACTTGATTAAAGACAAAATCGTGCTGATTGGTTATACAGCCGCCATTGTCAAAGATACCTTCTACACACCTTATAGTGGCGGTGCGGATGATAGCCAAAAAATGCCAGGGGTAGTAGTTCACGCCCAAAATGCCAGTCAGATATTGAGTGCTGTTTTAAATAAACGACCATTATTTTGGTACTGGAACGAAGCACAAGAAGGCTTTTGGGTGTTTGGTTGGTCTTTGGTGGGGGGGATTTTAGCATGGCGAATCCGCAAACCCTGGTTATTAATTTTAGGGGGTGGCGTGGCGATCGCTATCTTACTCGGTGGTACTTACCTCATCTTTCTCCAAGCCGGTTGGATACCCTTAGTTCCACCAGCCTTGGGACTCTTAACCACGGCGGCTGGTGTAGTTTTGATAGATAGATATGCTGCCACCATTGTCAAGACAGTGAAAGGATTCTTAAAAATCAACATTGAAATTGACAAAGAAAAAAAAGATGAAGAGGTAGCTGCAATTACCGAAAGCGATTATTTTGTAGAGTTACAGCAAAAAGCTAAGGACTTGCGAGTTAGAGATAATTCACAGACATCGAATGTTGTAGGAGAAAATTCACCAACATCCGATTTTCACCCCCAGGAAGATATACATTTAGCTCCCACAATCCAGCCAAAATTAGAGTTAACGCCCAATATTCTAGAAGTTGATTATTTACAAGCAGTGCGCGATCGCCGTAACAAAAATCAATCATCAGAACAGACTCAAGATCAGAATAATCAATCAGTAGAACCGACATCAAACCCCATAGAAGAACAGGAAGATGTAGAGTATTGGCAACAATTACAAAATCGAGGGAAGAAACTTAGAGAAAACAAAAAGTAA